The genomic stretch TTAATCATCCGTGGAGAAGTAGGATTAGAGCCGATATTCGCTGCGCCATAATTTCTAAAGTTCCGCAAGTATGACATTTTAAAAAAACGCAGCGCTATGACATTTTAAAAAAACTTTGACATCCTAATTCGAGCAGTTGACACAGCTAAACAGCTCTGCTAAGCTGAATAACTGGCATTTTAAGCATCCTATTTAAAAATTATAAATTCCATAAGTATGGCTCTTGAACCGATCCAACAAATTGAAAAAATTATAGATGAATCAAAAAATGTTCTGATAATTTTGCCGCAAAATCCAAATGGAGATGCAATCGGATCTGGATGGGCGTTTTATTTTTTTCTTGAAAAAAAAGGAATAGTTCCGACGCTGGCTTTTGTCGATGAATTCAAAGAAGCGGAAAGATTTATTTTTCTTCCTAAGCCGAAAAATATTTCCGAAAGCATCGCTGAAGCTAAAGAATTTATCCTGGTTTTTAATACTAAATATAACAAAATAAGCAACGTCAAACCTGAATTTGGCGAAGACGAACTTAAAATTTATATTACTCCGGAAAAAGGCTCCATAGATCCTCGCGACTTTTGTTTTATTCCGGCGAAATCAAAATATGACGCGATTGTTGTTTTGGATAGTCCCGATAAAGAAACACTCGGAAAAGTTTTTGAAGATGATCCGGATATTTTTTATGAAATTCCAGTCATCAATATCGACCATCATTCTAACAATGAAAACTTCGGACAAGTTAATATGGTGAATATTACCGCGTCCTCTACGGCAGAGGTTTTGTATGAAATTTTTGAAAAAATTGACTCGACAATAATTGATGAAAATATTTCTGATTGTCTTTTGACCGCTATCATTAGCGGAACGGAAAGTTTTCAAAGAAAAAATACCACGCCAAAATCACTTCAAATTTCCGCCAAGCTGATGGATAATGGCGCCAAACAGCAGGAAATAATCCGCTGGCTTTTCAAAACACAACCTTTTAACACTTTAAAGCTTTGGGGTAGAGTTATGGCGCGCCTTAATTGGGATGAAAATTTAAAATTAGTCTGGTCGCTTGTCGCTATTGAGGATTTTGTTCAGAGTCGAAGCAATCCTCAAGATATTCCTTTTATTCTAGAAAAAATCAAGGATAATTATTCTGCTGGCAATATTTTTATGGTTTTGTACAACGAAAATATAGATATCGTTGCAGGGATGATAAAATGCGCGAGTCCAGAAATGGCAAAAAAATTGTCCGGTATTCTTGATGGACAAATTAAACAAGATATTGTGATTTTCAGAATAGAGAAAAAAAATATTTTAGAAGTCGAAAAAGAGGTATTGGAAAAATTGAGGAAATAAAAAACGATAGATAAAAATACACAATTAAAATATTATTAAATCAGGGCTGCGTCCTGATTTTTTTGCTATTCTAATCGAAATAATATAAAATATAAGAAAGAAATTAAAATTCTTTCAATATGTCAAAGGTAATCAGGGGAAAATCTGAAACAGACCAAGGAAGAGCGCTGAAAACTCAGTTGGTTATCAGCCATGCAAACAAAGCTGAAGAAGAAGAACAGGCGGCGTCTGTTGCCAGAAACGCTGGCCTTCCGTATGTTGATTTGAATATTTTTCCTATAGGATCCGATGATGTTCGAGCCATCTCAGAAGAAGATTCCAAAAAATATAGTATGGGAATTTTTCAAAAAAAGGGAAGAAATTATCAAATCGCCATTCTTAATCCCAACAACGAAGAAGCTTTGAATTATATAAATGAATTAAAGGAAAAAAAAGGATGGCAAGTTAATATTTTTATTGTTTCCCAGTCATCTCTTCAAAGAATTTTGGGCAAATATAAAGAGGCGCCGCTTCTTGAAAATATTGATATGCTCAAATTATCCCTTCAAGGCAAGGACTTAGAAGAATTTGAAAAACAATTCAAAGATCTGCTAGATCTCAAGAATAGAATGAAAGACATTTCTACTACGCAAGTTATCAACATTGTTATGGCCGGAGGAGTAAAAATGCGAGCTAGTGATATTCACTTTGAACCGCAGGAAGAAGCTGCTCGGCTTCGCTATCGTATCGACGGAGTTCTTCAGGATATCGGAAATTTTCCCCATGATATTTATAGATCTTTAATTTCCAGAATAAAAATGATGGGAAAGATGAAAATAAATCTTCGGGAAATTGCTCAGGACGGACATTTTTCCATTGACCTTGAGGATGGGAAAATGGATGTCCGAGTAAGCATTATTCCGGGAAGTTACGGAGAGAGTGTTGTGATGAGGCTCCTTAATCAAAAGGACGTTCTTCTTAAGGTTGAAGAACTGGGTCTTCGAGGATTAGCTTATGAAGAAGTTCAAAAGCAAATAGAAAAGACTAATGGGATAATTCTCACTACCGGACCAACTGGATCAGGAAAAACAACAACGTTGTATTCCCTTATAAATACGCTGAATGTCTCCGGAGTAAAAATAATTACCGTTGAAGATCCGGTAGAATATCAAATTAAGGGAATATCACAAACCCAAGTCAATAAAAACAAGGGCTATACTTTTGCTAATGGGCTTAGAGCTGTGGTTCGCCAAGACCCAGACGTGGTTTTGGTGGGAGAAATTCGCGATGAGGAAACGGCTGATATTGCAGTCAATGCTGCGCTTACAGGCCACTTGGTTTTATCCACCATTCATACTAATAATTCTGCGGCAACCATACCAAGACTCGTAGAACTCGGCGTGAAACCGAATCTTATCGCTCCTGCATCAAATGCTTTTTTGGCTCAGCGCCTTGTTCGCAGGCTTTGTCCTGATTGTAAGGAGAAATATGTTCCAGCCAAAGAAACGATAGAGTCTCTCAAAAGAATTTTGGCGATAATTTCTCCAAAAGCCAAAGTTGAAATTCCAAAGGACATCGAATATCTTTACCGCCCCAAAGGATGTCCGAAGTGCAGGGGGTTGGGATACAAAGGGAGAGTCGGAGTGTATGAGGTTTTAACGATCAATGAAGAAATAGAAAAATTAATTTTGGATATGGCAGGAGAAGGAGATATCCTAAAAGCGGCTCTTGAAAATGGAATGATAACCATGTCTCA from Parcubacteria group bacterium encodes the following:
- a CDS encoding DHH family phosphoesterase produces the protein MALEPIQQIEKIIDESKNVLIILPQNPNGDAIGSGWAFYFFLEKKGIVPTLAFVDEFKEAERFIFLPKPKNISESIAEAKEFILVFNTKYNKISNVKPEFGEDELKIYITPEKGSIDPRDFCFIPAKSKYDAIVVLDSPDKETLGKVFEDDPDIFYEIPVINIDHHSNNENFGQVNMVNITASSTAEVLYEIFEKIDSTIIDENISDCLLTAIISGTESFQRKNTTPKSLQISAKLMDNGAKQQEIIRWLFKTQPFNTLKLWGRVMARLNWDENLKLVWSLVAIEDFVQSRSNPQDIPFILEKIKDNYSAGNIFMVLYNENIDIVAGMIKCASPEMAKKLSGILDGQIKQDIVIFRIEKKNILEVEKEVLEKLRK
- a CDS encoding GspE/PulE family protein; translation: MSKVIRGKSETDQGRALKTQLVISHANKAEEEEQAASVARNAGLPYVDLNIFPIGSDDVRAISEEDSKKYSMGIFQKKGRNYQIAILNPNNEEALNYINELKEKKGWQVNIFIVSQSSLQRILGKYKEAPLLENIDMLKLSLQGKDLEEFEKQFKDLLDLKNRMKDISTTQVINIVMAGGVKMRASDIHFEPQEEAARLRYRIDGVLQDIGNFPHDIYRSLISRIKMMGKMKINLREIAQDGHFSIDLEDGKMDVRVSIIPGSYGESVVMRLLNQKDVLLKVEELGLRGLAYEEVQKQIEKTNGIILTTGPTGSGKTTTLYSLINTLNVSGVKIITVEDPVEYQIKGISQTQVNKNKGYTFANGLRAVVRQDPDVVLVGEIRDEETADIAVNAALTGHLVLSTIHTNNSAATIPRLVELGVKPNLIAPASNAFLAQRLVRRLCPDCKEKYVPAKETIESLKRILAIISPKAKVEIPKDIEYLYRPKGCPKCRGLGYKGRVGVYEVLTINEEIEKLILDMAGEGDILKAALENGMITMSQDGILKSVEGITSLEEVWRVTGQIDFLDEIYEKLMSQVLARSISISDEDVKKTSENISSFEKLGKFIAGSNQKEALKVVFASALLLEAGDIHIEPEENNVKIRLRIDGILQTVGMIPLNEYPSFLGEIKVLCGFKSEVREGVKDSRFSVVLDKPFGTIKDTKVDIRVSIILGGFGETVVMRLLNKSAVALDIDKLGIRKQNLEKIMHEVNKPNGVFLNTGPTGSGKSTTLYSILNVLNKPEVKIITVEDPIEYQLPGVLQTQVNDGGGYTFPTALRALMRQNPDIMMVGEIRDEETAKVALQSALTGHLVLSTIHTNDSVGSIQRLLNMGVQADDLATSSNAFMAQRLVRKLCNCKEKATPTSEEKEKIESVLKSINPASGVEIPKTDFIYKPKGCEKCNSIGYKGRTTVSEVLIIDKDIKEMIFQNAFSTQIRDKAIEKGMLTMAQDGILKVLEGETTLEEVERVTEE